The following proteins come from a genomic window of Frankia casuarinae:
- a CDS encoding SsgA family sporulation/cell division regulator, whose product MLGKDVTAEFVVDDASSRGRITVFQICWGARDPLAVSMTLVSRPEHPALPQGSWVAPRDTLRAGLETAVGDGDVRIGPDADRRGVRLDLVHGDRQSVVVVAASSLRSFLDRTERLVPTGQEHTEQELDAVLADLLRT is encoded by the coding sequence GTGCTTGGTAAGGACGTCACGGCGGAGTTCGTCGTGGACGACGCGTCCAGCCGTGGGCGGATCACCGTGTTCCAGATCTGCTGGGGCGCCCGCGACCCGTTGGCCGTGTCCATGACGCTGGTGTCCAGGCCGGAGCATCCCGCGCTGCCGCAGGGCAGCTGGGTCGCACCACGCGACACCCTGCGCGCCGGCCTGGAGACGGCGGTGGGCGACGGGGACGTCCGGATCGGTCCCGACGCGGATCGGCGCGGCGTGCGGCTCGACCTGGTGCACGGCGACCGCCAGTCCGTGGTAGTGGTCGCGGCGTCGTCGCTGCGCAGCTTCCTGGACCGCACCGAGCGGCTTGTCCCGACCGGTCAGGAGCACACCGAACAGGAGCTGGACGCCGTCCTCGCGGACCTGCTGCGGACCTGA
- the uvrC gene encoding excinuclease ABC subunit UvrC has protein sequence MADPASYRPAPGSIPETPGVYRFRDEHGRVLYVGKAKNLRARLANYFAELHTLHPRTQHMVSSASSVDWTVVSTEVEALQLEYTWIKQFDPRFNVRYRDDKSYPSLAVTLHEEFPRLQVMRGPKRKGVRYFGPYAHAWAIRETLDLLLRVFPARTCSGGVFKRAAQVGRPCLLGYIDRCSAPCVGRVDAATHREIVEDFCDFMSGQTGRYLRRLEREMQQAAQAQEYERAARLRDDIGALRRAVEKQAVVLPDGTDADVIAFAEDELEAAVAVFYVRGGRVRGQRGWVVDKLDEVTTADLVEQFLTQEYLDGTGAASTGTAGSTVPTTTAGSQGEGIPREILVPALPPDVEAVTELLGAARGSRVEVRVPRRGDKRTLLETVERNAKQAFALHRTKRASDLTARSRALAELQEALELPDAPLRIECFDVSNTQGTNVVASMVVFEDGLPRKSEYRRFAIRGIAGREGAGREGAGDDVASMYETIHRRFSRYLAERSRIADIADIAELGDIAGAPGAAQPIDPGTGRPRRFAYPPNLVVVDGGAPQVAAAARALDELGIDAGPGGVALCGLAKRLEEVWLPDTADPVILPRTSEALYLLQRVRDEAHRFAIAYHRQKRSTAMVASALDEVPGLGDTRRKALLRHFGSVAKIRAASAEQIAQVSGIGPRTAAAIVTALARSAPGRADAPAPVVDPRTGEILDTETVS, from the coding sequence ATGGCTGATCCGGCGTCCTACCGGCCCGCGCCGGGCTCGATCCCCGAGACACCCGGTGTCTATCGTTTCCGTGACGAGCACGGTCGCGTGCTCTATGTCGGCAAGGCCAAGAACCTGCGGGCCCGGCTGGCCAACTACTTCGCCGAGTTGCACACCCTCCATCCGCGTACGCAGCACATGGTCTCCTCGGCGAGCTCGGTCGACTGGACCGTCGTCTCGACCGAGGTCGAGGCCCTCCAGCTCGAGTACACGTGGATCAAGCAGTTCGACCCGCGCTTCAACGTCCGCTACCGCGACGACAAGAGCTACCCGAGTCTCGCCGTGACCCTCCACGAGGAGTTCCCGCGCCTGCAGGTCATGCGGGGACCCAAGCGCAAGGGCGTCCGGTACTTCGGCCCGTACGCGCATGCCTGGGCCATCCGGGAGACCCTCGATCTGCTCCTGCGGGTCTTCCCCGCCCGCACATGCTCGGGCGGGGTCTTCAAACGGGCCGCGCAGGTCGGACGGCCGTGCCTGCTCGGGTACATCGACCGGTGCTCGGCACCCTGCGTGGGACGGGTCGACGCGGCCACCCATCGGGAGATAGTCGAGGACTTCTGCGACTTCATGTCCGGGCAGACGGGCCGTTACCTGCGTCGGCTCGAACGGGAGATGCAGCAGGCGGCGCAGGCCCAGGAGTACGAACGCGCCGCGCGGCTGCGCGACGACATCGGCGCCCTGCGCCGTGCGGTTGAGAAGCAGGCCGTGGTCCTGCCCGACGGCACCGACGCCGACGTCATCGCCTTCGCCGAGGACGAGCTGGAGGCCGCCGTCGCGGTGTTCTACGTGCGTGGCGGGCGGGTACGCGGCCAGCGGGGCTGGGTCGTCGACAAGCTCGACGAGGTCACGACCGCGGACCTCGTCGAGCAGTTCCTCACCCAGGAGTACCTCGACGGCACGGGAGCGGCCTCGACCGGGACCGCCGGTTCGACGGTGCCCACGACCACCGCGGGATCCCAGGGGGAAGGCATCCCCCGCGAGATCCTGGTGCCCGCCCTGCCGCCCGATGTCGAGGCGGTCACCGAACTGCTCGGCGCGGCCCGGGGTAGCCGCGTCGAGGTCCGCGTGCCCCGCCGTGGGGACAAGCGCACCCTGCTCGAAACGGTGGAGCGCAACGCCAAGCAGGCGTTCGCGCTGCACCGGACGAAGCGGGCCAGTGACCTCACCGCCCGCAGCCGTGCCCTCGCCGAGCTTCAGGAGGCCCTGGAGCTGCCCGACGCGCCGCTGCGCATCGAGTGCTTCGACGTCTCGAACACCCAGGGCACGAACGTCGTGGCGAGCATGGTCGTGTTCGAGGACGGCCTGCCGCGCAAGTCCGAGTACCGCAGGTTCGCGATCCGCGGCATCGCCGGCCGGGAGGGTGCCGGCCGGGAGGGTGCCGGGGACGACGTGGCGAGCATGTACGAAACCATCCACCGGAGGTTCTCGCGCTACCTCGCCGAGCGGTCCCGCATCGCCGACATCGCCGACATCGCCGAGCTTGGCGACATCGCCGGCGCGCCGGGTGCCGCGCAGCCGATCGATCCGGGGACCGGGCGGCCGCGCCGGTTCGCCTACCCGCCGAACCTCGTCGTGGTGGACGGCGGGGCGCCCCAGGTGGCTGCGGCGGCCCGGGCGCTCGACGAGCTCGGCATCGACGCCGGCCCCGGCGGGGTGGCGCTGTGCGGGCTGGCGAAGCGGCTGGAGGAGGTCTGGCTGCCGGACACCGCGGACCCGGTCATCCTCCCGCGGACGTCCGAGGCGCTCTACCTGCTGCAACGGGTGCGCGACGAGGCGCACCGCTTCGCCATCGCCTACCACCGGCAGAAGCGGTCCACGGCCATGGTGGCCTCCGCCCTCGACGAGGTCCCCGGCCTGGGTGACACCCGGCGCAAGGCCCTGCTGCGCCACTTCGGTTCGGTGGCGAAGATACGGGCGGCGAGTGCCGAGCAGATCGCGCAGGTGTCCGGCATCGGCCCGCGGACGGCGGCGGCGATCGTCACCGCGCTGGCCCGGTCGGCGCCGGGCCGCGCCGACGCGCCCGCCCCCGTCGTCGACCCGCGCACCGGAGAGATTCTCGACACGGAGACCGTCTCATGA
- the rapZ gene encoding RNase adapter RapZ, with amino-acid sequence MTTPTLDLAIITGLSGAGRSTAAKCLEDLGWFVVDNLPPELLSTMAELGRRSGGAISRIAVVVDVRGRPFFSDLRAAIAALDARGMHPRMLFLEASDDALIRRFEHVRRPHPLQRDERVVDGIGRERILLAELRGEADLVLDTTDLNVHELRSKIDAAFGQPNANRLNATVVSFGYKYGLPLDADLVADCRFLPNPHWVEALRPFTGRDPQVRDYVLAQPGAQDFLDQYSALLRLVGEGYAREGKRYLTLAVGCTGGKHRSVAIAEQLGIRLAAGGVGVRVVHRDLGRE; translated from the coding sequence ATGACCACCCCGACCCTGGATCTGGCGATCATCACCGGGCTGTCCGGCGCCGGGCGCAGCACCGCGGCGAAGTGTCTGGAGGACCTGGGCTGGTTCGTCGTCGACAACCTTCCCCCGGAGCTGCTGTCCACCATGGCTGAGCTGGGCCGTCGTTCCGGTGGGGCAATCAGCCGCATCGCCGTCGTGGTGGACGTGCGGGGCCGGCCGTTTTTCTCTGACCTGCGCGCCGCGATCGCGGCGCTCGACGCGCGGGGCATGCATCCCCGGATGCTGTTCCTCGAGGCCAGCGACGACGCGCTGATCCGCCGGTTCGAGCACGTCCGCCGGCCGCATCCGCTGCAGCGCGACGAGCGGGTGGTCGACGGCATCGGCCGGGAACGGATTCTGCTCGCCGAGCTGCGCGGCGAGGCCGACCTGGTCCTCGACACCACCGACCTGAACGTCCACGAGTTGCGGTCGAAGATCGACGCCGCGTTCGGGCAGCCGAACGCCAACCGGCTCAACGCCACGGTGGTGTCGTTCGGGTACAAGTACGGACTTCCGCTGGATGCGGATCTCGTCGCCGACTGCCGGTTCCTGCCCAACCCGCACTGGGTGGAGGCGCTGCGCCCGTTCACCGGCCGCGATCCGCAGGTGCGCGACTATGTGCTGGCCCAGCCGGGAGCGCAGGACTTCCTCGACCAGTACTCGGCGCTGCTCCGCCTGGTCGGCGAGGGTTACGCCCGTGAGGGCAAGCGGTATCTCACGCTGGCCGTCGGGTGCACCGGCGGCAAGCACCGTAGCGTCGCGATCGCCGAGCAGCTCGGCATCCGGCTCGCCGCGGGCGGCGTGGGAGTCCGGGTGGTGCACCGTGACCTGGGACGGGAGTGA
- the yvcK gene encoding gluconeogenesis factor YvcK family protein translates to MNLKGVAARSDGPDRAPAVVAFGGGHGLAASLAALRQITSALTAVVTVGDDGGSSGRLRAELGALPMGDLRMALAALAGPDGWSTTWADVFQHRFGGDGPLAGHAVGNLVLTALAERTGSPVAALDLAATLLGVRGRVLPLSTRGIDIVADVVGLDPAAPTAEVEVRGQAAVATTGGRVAGVRLSPAAPPACPEAVTAAGAADWIILGPGSHYTSMLPHLLVPEMNRAIATSRANRVMVLNLTAQPGETEGYTPQAHLHSLGRHVPGLRLDVVIADPTAVPDPDLLARAAADVGARLHLAPVRIPGAPVHDPVRLAAAFRAVFAGLPEATCPTPASRRPVTQYSSSGGPVRRTPSGEAKE, encoded by the coding sequence GTGAACCTCAAGGGCGTAGCCGCGCGCTCCGACGGTCCGGACCGGGCACCGGCGGTCGTCGCCTTCGGCGGCGGCCACGGGCTCGCCGCCTCGCTCGCCGCGCTCCGGCAGATCACCTCGGCGCTTACCGCCGTGGTGACCGTCGGTGACGACGGTGGATCCTCCGGGCGGCTGCGCGCGGAGCTCGGCGCGCTCCCCATGGGCGATCTGCGAATGGCCCTGGCCGCGCTGGCCGGACCGGACGGATGGTCGACCACCTGGGCGGACGTGTTCCAGCACCGGTTCGGCGGCGACGGGCCGCTCGCCGGGCACGCGGTCGGCAACCTCGTGCTGACCGCGCTCGCCGAGCGCACCGGATCACCGGTGGCCGCGCTCGACTTGGCCGCCACCCTCCTCGGCGTGCGGGGGCGGGTGCTGCCGCTGTCGACCAGGGGCATCGATATCGTCGCCGACGTCGTGGGGCTGGATCCGGCGGCGCCCACCGCCGAGGTCGAGGTGCGCGGGCAGGCCGCGGTGGCCACGACCGGTGGACGGGTCGCGGGTGTCCGGCTGTCGCCGGCGGCACCGCCGGCCTGTCCGGAGGCGGTGACCGCGGCGGGCGCGGCCGACTGGATCATCCTTGGACCGGGATCGCACTACACGAGCATGCTGCCGCATCTGCTGGTTCCTGAGATGAACCGGGCGATCGCGACGTCCCGGGCGAACCGGGTGATGGTGTTGAACCTGACCGCCCAGCCGGGGGAGACCGAGGGATACACCCCCCAGGCCCATCTCCACTCCCTCGGCCGGCACGTTCCCGGCCTGCGGCTGGACGTGGTGATCGCCGATCCGACCGCCGTGCCCGACCCCGATCTGCTCGCCCGGGCGGCGGCGGACGTCGGTGCCCGGCTCCATCTGGCGCCGGTGCGGATCCCCGGCGCGCCCGTGCACGATCCGGTCCGGCTCGCCGCGGCCTTCCGTGCGGTGTTCGCGGGACTCCCGGAGGCGACCTGCCCGACGCCCGCGTCCCGGCGGCCGGTCACGCAGTACTCATCGTCCGGCGGACCGGTCCGCCGGACCCCATCCGGTGAAGCCAAGGAGTGA
- the whiA gene encoding DNA-binding protein WhiA — protein sequence MTATVKDELSRLRVAKPCCRRAEMAALLRFGGGLHIVGGRIVVEAELDTGATARRLRREVAEVFGFPSTVAVLAAGGLRRSVRYIVRVERDGEQLARSTGLLDQRGRPVRGLPPQVVTGSACDAAAAWRGAFLAHGSLTEPGRSCSLEVTSPGPEAALALVGAARRLGVQAKSRDVRGVDRVVIRDGDAIGALLTRIGAHDSLLAWEERRMRREVRATANRLANFDDANLRRSARAAVAAGARVQAAMRILGDDAPEHLLAAGRLRIEHAQASLEELGALADPPLTKDAVAGRIRRLLALADKRANALGIPNTEASVSPDLLENA from the coding sequence ATGACGGCCACCGTCAAGGACGAACTGAGCCGGCTGCGGGTCGCGAAGCCCTGTTGCCGGCGGGCCGAGATGGCGGCCCTGCTGCGCTTCGGTGGGGGGCTGCACATCGTCGGTGGTCGCATCGTGGTCGAGGCGGAACTCGATACTGGCGCGACCGCCCGCCGGTTGCGTCGTGAGGTCGCCGAGGTCTTCGGCTTCCCCTCGACGGTGGCCGTGCTGGCCGCCGGTGGGCTGCGCCGCTCGGTGCGCTACATCGTGCGCGTCGAGCGAGACGGCGAGCAGCTCGCGCGGTCCACCGGCCTGCTCGACCAGCGTGGCCGTCCGGTGCGCGGGCTGCCGCCGCAGGTGGTCACGGGCTCCGCCTGTGACGCCGCGGCGGCCTGGCGGGGCGCGTTCCTCGCCCACGGTTCGCTGACCGAGCCGGGTCGGTCCTGCTCGCTGGAGGTGACCTCGCCTGGTCCAGAGGCCGCGCTCGCCCTGGTCGGCGCGGCGCGTCGGCTGGGGGTCCAGGCCAAAAGCCGGGACGTGCGCGGCGTCGATCGCGTCGTCATCCGCGACGGCGACGCGATCGGCGCGCTGCTGACCAGGATCGGTGCGCACGACAGCCTGCTCGCCTGGGAGGAACGGCGGATGCGCCGGGAGGTCCGGGCGACCGCCAACCGGCTGGCGAACTTCGACGACGCCAACCTGCGCCGCTCCGCCCGGGCCGCGGTGGCCGCCGGCGCCCGGGTGCAGGCCGCGATGCGCATCCTCGGCGACGACGCCCCGGAGCACCTGCTGGCGGCCGGCCGGTTGCGCATCGAGCACGCGCAGGCCTCCCTGGAGGAGCTGGGCGCGCTCGCGGACCCGCCGCTGACCAAGGATGCGGTCGCCGGCCGGATCCGCCGGCTGCTGGCGCTCGCCGACAAGAGGGCCAACGCGCTCGGTATCCCCAACACCGAGGCGAGCGTCTCCCCGGATCTCCTTGAGAACGCCTGA
- the gap gene encoding type I glyceraldehyde-3-phosphate dehydrogenase — MATRVGVNGFGRIGRNFWRALAASNRNDLEIVAVNDLTDNKTLAHLLKYDTTLGTLSAAVGVVDEGIRVGDTVIKVLAERDPAALPWADLGVDVVIESTGRFTKAADAGKHLQAGAKKVIISAPAKDEDITVVIGVNDDAYDPARHHILSNASCTTNCVAPMAKVLDEAFGISQGLMTTIHAYTNDQVILDFPHSDLRRARAAAQNIIPTTTGAAKATALVLPHLKGKLDGLAMRVPVLDGSVTDLVATLDKKASKEEVNAAFKAAAEGPLKGYLVYTEDPIVSSDIVNTPASCTFDSLLTMSAGNQVKVVGWYDNEWGYSNRLVDLTALVAARL, encoded by the coding sequence GTGGCTACGCGGGTGGGTGTCAACGGCTTCGGGCGAATCGGTCGTAACTTCTGGCGGGCGCTCGCGGCGAGCAACCGGAACGATCTCGAGATCGTCGCGGTCAACGACCTGACCGACAACAAGACTCTCGCGCATCTGCTCAAGTACGACACCACGCTGGGTACGCTTTCCGCTGCGGTCGGTGTCGTTGACGAGGGTATCCGCGTCGGTGATACCGTGATCAAGGTGCTGGCCGAGCGCGACCCGGCGGCGCTGCCCTGGGCCGATCTGGGCGTGGACGTCGTCATCGAGTCCACCGGCCGCTTCACCAAGGCGGCGGATGCGGGCAAGCACCTGCAGGCGGGTGCCAAGAAGGTCATCATCTCGGCGCCGGCCAAGGACGAGGACATCACTGTGGTGATAGGCGTGAACGACGACGCCTACGACCCGGCCAGGCACCACATCCTGTCCAACGCATCCTGCACGACGAACTGCGTCGCGCCGATGGCGAAGGTGCTCGACGAGGCCTTCGGTATCAGCCAGGGGCTGATGACCACCATCCACGCCTACACCAACGACCAGGTCATCCTGGACTTCCCGCACTCGGACCTGCGGCGGGCGCGGGCTGCGGCGCAGAACATCATCCCGACCACCACGGGTGCGGCGAAGGCCACCGCGCTGGTCCTGCCCCACCTCAAGGGCAAGCTCGACGGACTGGCGATGCGGGTGCCGGTCCTCGACGGCTCGGTCACCGACCTGGTGGCCACCCTGGACAAGAAGGCCAGCAAGGAAGAGGTCAACGCGGCGTTCAAAGCGGCGGCGGAGGGCCCGCTGAAGGGCTACCTTGTCTACACCGAGGACCCGATCGTCTCCTCTGACATCGTCAACACCCCGGCGTCCTGCACGTTTGACTCGCTGCTGACGATGTCCGCCGGCAATCAGGTGAAGGTCGTCGGCTGGTACGACAACGAGTGGGGCTACTCCAACCGGCTGGTCGACCTGACCGCGCTGGTCGCCGCGCGTCTCTAG
- the pgk gene encoding phosphoglycerate kinase — MRTIDDLQVAGHRVLVRSDLNVPLDRSGDTPRITDDGRVRASVPTISALLDRGARVVVSSHLGRPKGEPDPKYSLEPVAGRLAELLGRPVAFAGDGSGDIAGAHAREVVAGLGDGEVALLENLRFAAGETSKDAAIRAAFADELSALAEFYVGDAFGAVHRAHASVADVPKRLPHAAGRLVLTELEVLRRLSSDPARPYSVVLGGSKVSDKLGVIRALLPKVDALLVGGGMCFTFLAALGHGVGGSLLETEMIETCKELLAEGGERIVLPTDVVVADRFAADADTAVVAADAIPAGWLGLDIGPASTELFAARLAGAATVFWNGPMGVFELAPFAAGTRGVAEAVAAGKGFSVVGGGDSAAAVRTLGIPEDAFSHISTGGGASLEYLEGKTLPGLAALDV; from the coding sequence GTGAGGACGATCGACGACCTGCAGGTCGCCGGGCACCGAGTGCTGGTCCGCAGTGACCTGAACGTGCCGCTGGATCGTTCCGGTGACACCCCGCGCATCACCGACGACGGCCGGGTCCGCGCCAGCGTCCCGACCATCTCCGCGCTGCTGGACCGGGGCGCCCGGGTGGTCGTGAGCTCGCACCTGGGCCGGCCGAAGGGCGAACCGGACCCGAAGTACTCCTTGGAGCCGGTGGCGGGTCGGCTCGCCGAGCTGCTGGGCCGGCCGGTGGCGTTCGCCGGCGACGGCAGCGGTGACATCGCCGGTGCGCATGCCCGCGAGGTGGTCGCCGGACTCGGGGACGGCGAGGTGGCCCTGCTGGAGAACCTGCGCTTCGCCGCCGGGGAGACCAGCAAGGACGCGGCGATCCGCGCGGCTTTCGCCGACGAGCTGTCGGCGCTCGCCGAGTTCTACGTCGGGGACGCCTTCGGCGCGGTCCACCGGGCCCATGCCAGCGTCGCCGACGTCCCGAAGCGGCTGCCGCACGCCGCGGGTCGGCTCGTGCTTACCGAGCTGGAAGTGCTCCGCCGGCTCAGCAGCGACCCGGCGCGTCCCTACAGTGTCGTGCTCGGCGGGTCCAAGGTGTCCGACAAGCTCGGCGTGATCCGCGCGCTGCTGCCCAAGGTCGACGCGTTGCTCGTCGGCGGGGGGATGTGCTTCACCTTCCTGGCGGCGCTCGGTCACGGGGTCGGCGGGTCGCTGCTGGAGACCGAGATGATCGAAACGTGCAAGGAGCTGCTCGCCGAGGGCGGGGAGCGGATCGTGCTGCCGACCGACGTCGTCGTCGCGGACAGGTTCGCCGCCGACGCGGACACCGCCGTCGTCGCGGCTGACGCCATCCCCGCCGGCTGGCTCGGGCTCGACATCGGCCCGGCGTCGACGGAGCTGTTCGCCGCGCGGCTGGCCGGAGCGGCCACGGTCTTCTGGAACGGGCCGATGGGCGTGTTCGAGCTCGCGCCGTTCGCCGCGGGCACCCGGGGGGTGGCCGAGGCGGTCGCCGCCGGCAAGGGGTTCTCCGTCGTGGGTGGCGGCGACTCCGCCGCGGCGGTCCGCACGCTCGGCATCCCGGAGGATGCCTTCAGTCACATCTCGACCGGCGGCGGCGCGAGCCTGGAATACCTGGAGGGCAAGACGCTGCCCGGGCTCGCGGCCCTCGATGTCTGA
- the tpiA gene encoding triose-phosphate isomerase, with protein MALLGRGRSERGSDRGSGKNRGSGKDEDGVGKDRSVKGAAGSKGAAGVKGTGRRTLVAGNWKMNLNHLEAIALVQKIAFDLKPAELETVEVVVLPPFTDLRSVQTLVDGDKLAIAYGGQDLSPYASGAHTGDISGAMLAKLGCDYVVVGHSERRADHHEDDALVAAKAKAAFSVGLTPILCVGEPEEIRAAGTQVEHVLRQLERSLAGITAEQAATIVIAYEPVWAIGTGRTASAQDAQDMCAAVRGQLASQYGDEIAAGIRVLYGGSVKAANAGELFTMPDVDGGLVGGASLVAEEFVGIVRSGPPA; from the coding sequence ATGGCCCTGCTGGGCCGGGGAAGATCTGAGCGAGGTTCCGACAGGGGATCCGGGAAGAACAGGGGATCCGGGAAGGACGAGGACGGCGTGGGCAAGGACAGGTCGGTGAAGGGCGCTGCCGGTTCAAAGGGCGCCGCCGGCGTCAAGGGCACCGGCCGACGGACGCTGGTAGCCGGCAACTGGAAGATGAACCTCAATCACCTCGAGGCGATCGCGCTGGTGCAGAAGATCGCCTTCGATCTCAAGCCCGCCGAGCTGGAGACCGTCGAGGTCGTCGTTCTCCCGCCGTTCACCGATCTGCGCAGCGTGCAGACCCTGGTGGACGGGGACAAGCTCGCCATCGCCTACGGCGGGCAGGACCTCTCCCCCTACGCGTCGGGTGCGCACACCGGTGACATCAGCGGGGCGATGCTGGCCAAGCTCGGCTGCGACTACGTCGTCGTCGGGCACTCCGAGCGCCGGGCCGACCACCACGAGGACGACGCGCTGGTGGCGGCCAAGGCGAAGGCGGCCTTCTCCGTGGGGCTCACCCCTATCCTGTGCGTGGGGGAGCCCGAGGAGATCCGGGCCGCCGGCACCCAGGTCGAGCACGTGCTGCGTCAGCTCGAGCGGTCGCTGGCTGGCATCACCGCCGAGCAGGCCGCGACGATCGTCATCGCCTACGAGCCGGTGTGGGCGATCGGCACTGGCCGCACCGCCTCCGCGCAGGACGCCCAGGACATGTGCGCGGCGGTCCGCGGCCAGCTGGCCAGTCAGTACGGCGATGAGATCGCCGCGGGGATCCGTGTCCTCTACGGCGGCTCGGTGAAGGCAGCGAACGCCGGCGAGCTGTTCACCATGCCGGACGTGGACGGCGGGCTGGTCGGCGGGGCGAGCCTGGTCGCCGAGGAGTTCGTCGGCATCGTGCGCAGCGGGCCGCCGGCCTGA
- the secG gene encoding preprotein translocase subunit SecG, with protein MTIGLSIALIVASILMIMLVLLHRAKGGGLSTLFGGGVSSSLGGSSVVEKNLDRLTIAVGIIWFTCIVGLGLLLKN; from the coding sequence ATGACGATCGGTCTGTCGATCGCCCTGATTGTCGCGAGTATTCTGATGATCATGCTTGTGCTGTTGCACCGAGCCAAGGGAGGCGGGCTGTCCACCCTGTTCGGCGGCGGCGTGTCCTCGTCGCTGGGTGGGTCCTCGGTCGTGGAGAAGAACCTCGACCGGTTGACCATCGCTGTTGGGATCATCTGGTTCACCTGCATCGTCGGTCTCGGTCTGCTGCTGAAGAATTGA
- a CDS encoding ABC transporter substrate-binding protein, whose product MSVLATILLATVLAATVTACSGGSGDGSRELAASPTPATTTTPPPSGKPGGTLRIVTQWMPSGDPGWADQPGERAVSRLVTRQLYSYPSDEDTTKSTIPRPDLAVGAPVVTENGLVYTVRLRPAARWDTPNQRRITANDVARGIKRLCTPPNPSPLRGYFTATIVGFREFCAQLAATPVADAAAFVESSTVEGIEIVGDDTLAFHLLAPVNDFVDVLALPAASPVPLEALAYPPDSLEYLHNLVSAGPYRFTVAPGEGYRLSRSPSWSASSDGIRRALPDHITIFDGLSPEAMQQELESGDADMSLDGKIPDSRAVELARANDPRLVVDGVGVTLALTVGFNGPSAAALRELSVRRALPYCIDRVSLAAALGGPEFAAAATGLLQETMTGYTDADPFPSPAGLGDAARCREALSHTPGGPVTALSLLTTDSATDVAAAEALRTAFARSGIRLDIRIRTGERYRAAAVHPTGQFWDLALTTIAPDWYGDAGRTVFQPLLDETWAGPRPADGGYRDPGALHLLATALRATSEATAASNWADLEHTLVEQVAVIPLAVVHTPQFHSTNVTAFTIVPSIGTADPTAVSLGSG is encoded by the coding sequence GTGTCCGTGCTCGCCACGATCCTGCTCGCCACGGTCCTGGCTGCCACGGTGACCGCCTGCAGCGGTGGCTCGGGGGACGGATCGCGTGAGCTCGCTGCCAGTCCCACCCCGGCGACGACCACCACGCCCCCTCCGTCCGGCAAGCCGGGCGGCACGCTGCGGATCGTCACCCAGTGGATGCCCAGTGGCGATCCGGGCTGGGCCGACCAGCCCGGCGAGCGGGCGGTCAGCCGGCTCGTGACCCGCCAGCTGTACAGCTATCCCTCCGACGAGGACACGACGAAGTCGACCATCCCGCGGCCGGACCTCGCCGTCGGCGCGCCGGTCGTCACCGAGAACGGGCTGGTCTACACGGTGCGGCTGCGTCCCGCGGCGCGCTGGGACACCCCCAACCAGCGCCGGATCACCGCCAACGACGTCGCCCGCGGCATCAAGCGACTGTGCACGCCCCCGAACCCGTCACCGCTGCGCGGCTACTTCACGGCGACCATCGTCGGATTCCGGGAGTTCTGTGCCCAGCTGGCGGCGACCCCGGTCGCCGACGCCGCGGCCTTCGTCGAGAGCAGCACCGTGGAGGGCATCGAGATCGTCGGCGACGACACGCTCGCGTTCCACCTACTGGCCCCGGTGAACGACTTCGTGGACGTGCTGGCGCTGCCGGCGGCCTCCCCGGTGCCGCTGGAGGCCCTGGCCTACCCGCCGGACTCGCTGGAGTACCTGCACAACCTGGTCTCGGCCGGGCCGTACCGGTTCACGGTCGCCCCCGGCGAGGGGTACCGGCTGTCGCGCAGCCCATCGTGGAGCGCGTCCTCGGACGGGATCCGCCGCGCCCTGCCCGACCATATAACGATCTTCGACGGCCTGAGTCCGGAGGCCATGCAGCAGGAGCTGGAGAGCGGCGACGCGGACATGTCGCTCGACGGGAAGATACCCGACAGCCGGGCCGTGGAGCTCGCCAGGGCGAACGACCCCCGTCTCGTGGTCGACGGGGTCGGGGTCACCCTGGCGCTCACCGTCGGATTCAATGGGCCCTCCGCGGCCGCGCTGCGTGAGCTGTCGGTCCGCCGGGCGCTGCCCTACTGCATCGACCGGGTGAGCCTCGCGGCGGCGCTCGGCGGCCCCGAGTTCGCCGCTGCCGCCACCGGGTTGCTGCAGGAGACGATGACCGGCTACACCGACGCGGATCCCTTCCCGAGCCCGGCGGGACTCGGCGACGCGGCCCGTTGCCGGGAGGCGCTGAGCCATACCCCCGGCGGACCCGTCACGGCGCTGTCCCTGCTCACCACGGACAGCGCCACCGACGTGGCGGCCGCCGAAGCACTGCGGACCGCCTTCGCCCGTTCCGGTATCCGCCTCGACATCCGGATCCGGACCGGCGAGCGCTACCGTGCGGCAGCCGTCCACCCGACCGGGCAGTTCTGGGACCTGGCGCTCACTACTATCGCCCCGGACTGGTACGGCGACGCGGGCCGCACCGTCTTCCAGCCGTTGCTGGACGAGACGTGGGCCGGCCCCAGGCCGGCCGACGGCGGCTACCGGGATCCGGGCGCCCTGCATCTGCTCGCCACGGCGCTGCGGGCCACCAGCGAGGCGACCGCCGCGAGCAACTGGGCCGACCTGGAGCACACGCTGGTCGAGCAGGTCGCGGTGATCCCGCTGGCCGTCGTGCACACCCCGCAGTTCCACAGCACGAACGTCACCGCGTTCACGATCGTGCCGTCGATCGGCACCGCCGATCCGACCGCGGTCTCGCTGGGGTCCGGATGA